A genomic region of Deltaproteobacteria bacterium contains the following coding sequences:
- the hemB gene encoding porphobilinogen synthase translates to MTFPRTRMRRLRSSEVLRRMVRETKLSRDDLVQPLFVVEGSGVREPISSMPGQHRFSVDQLVLECKELADLGVPAVILFGVPDEKDARGSQADAASGITQRAVAAIKAQVSGLAVMTDVCLCEYTDHGHCGIVDGERVLNDPSVARLAETALSHARAGADIVAPSDMMDGRVAAIRTRLDECGFEDVAILAYAAKFASAYYGPFREAAESTPAFGDRRAYQMDPPNRREALREMRLDLEEGADALMVKPATPYLDVLADARRAFDVPLAAYHVSGEYAMVKAAAERGWLDGERAMHEALVGIKRAGADMILTYAAKEFARKLGA, encoded by the coding sequence ATGACGTTTCCGCGAACGCGCATGCGCCGCCTGCGCAGCAGCGAGGTGCTGCGACGCATGGTCCGCGAGACGAAGCTCTCGCGAGACGATCTCGTGCAGCCGCTGTTCGTCGTCGAAGGCAGCGGTGTGCGCGAGCCGATCTCTTCCATGCCCGGCCAGCACCGCTTCTCCGTGGACCAGCTCGTGCTCGAATGCAAGGAGCTCGCGGACCTGGGCGTGCCCGCGGTGATCCTGTTCGGCGTGCCCGACGAGAAGGACGCGCGCGGCTCGCAGGCCGATGCCGCGAGCGGCATCACGCAGCGCGCCGTCGCCGCGATCAAGGCGCAGGTGAGCGGGCTCGCGGTGATGACCGACGTGTGCCTGTGCGAGTACACCGACCACGGCCACTGCGGAATCGTCGATGGCGAACGCGTGCTGAACGATCCCTCGGTCGCCCGCCTCGCCGAGACCGCGCTCTCACACGCGCGCGCCGGCGCCGACATCGTCGCGCCCTCGGACATGATGGACGGCCGCGTCGCCGCGATCCGCACGCGCCTCGACGAGTGCGGCTTCGAGGACGTCGCGATCCTCGCCTACGCCGCGAAGTTCGCGAGCGCTTATTACGGGCCGTTCCGCGAGGCCGCCGAGAGCACGCCCGCGTTCGGCGACCGCCGCGCGTACCAGATGGATCCGCCGAACCGCCGCGAGGCGCTGCGCGAGATGCGCCTCGATCTCGAAGAAGGCGCCGACGCGCTGATGGTGAAACCCGCGACGCCGTACCTCGACGTGCTCGCCGACGCGCGCCGCGCGTTCGACGTGCCGCTCGCCGCGTATCACGTGAGCGGCGAGTACGCGATGGTGAAGGCCGCAGCCGAACGCGGCTGGCTCGACGGCGAGCGCGCGATGCACGAAGCGCTCGTCGGCATCAAACGCGCGGGCGCGGACATGATCCTCACCTACGCCGCGAAGGAGTTCGCGCGCAAGCTGGGGGCGTGA
- a CDS encoding DUF4177 domain-containing protein: MPSTYKVVETSDVTDASLEQILNDWTAQGWRFESLHFAMRESSRRPSMAFVMFVREARE, translated from the coding sequence ATGCCGAGCACGTACAAAGTGGTCGAAACGAGCGACGTCACGGACGCCTCGCTCGAGCAGATCCTGAACGACTGGACCGCGCAGGGCTGGCGCTTCGAGTCGCTCCACTTCGCGATGCGCGAGTCCTCGCGCCGGCCGTCGATGGCGTTCGTGATGTTCGTGCGGGAAGCGCGCGAGTAG
- a CDS encoding LLM class flavin-dependent oxidoreductase — MTRAAPLRLGLSLWAPNTSQGWARAFALAERADALGLHSLWVPEHHFDPGATSAPLATLAAIAARTRQIRLATTSLLLPLHHPLRLAAEIASLDAISAGRALIGLGRGFRANVFAAFGVDTSVKRDRFDESLDAMLAAWAGEAVPLTGPHFAAKPGESLRLALAPVQRPHPPLVVAAFGKKGLQQAARRALPYLASPLESLESLAENYALWEEERSGEPPPGTPRVPVMRIAYAAGSDAEARRVMDALAGDALAAARRAPAALARAASEPISARAIVGSVAFVRDELVRYRERIGMDLVVARTEVPGATESERDAALERLAEEVMPGIA, encoded by the coding sequence GTGACCCGCGCGGCGCCCCTTCGCCTCGGTCTCTCGCTGTGGGCGCCCAACACTTCGCAGGGCTGGGCGCGCGCGTTCGCGCTCGCGGAGCGCGCCGACGCGCTCGGCCTCCACTCGCTGTGGGTGCCCGAGCACCACTTCGATCCCGGCGCCACCTCGGCCCCGCTCGCGACGCTCGCCGCGATCGCCGCGCGCACGCGCCAGATTCGCCTCGCGACGACCTCGCTGTTGTTGCCGCTGCATCACCCGCTGCGCCTCGCCGCCGAGATCGCGAGCCTCGACGCGATCTCCGCCGGCCGCGCGCTGATCGGCCTCGGCCGCGGCTTCCGCGCCAACGTGTTCGCCGCATTCGGCGTCGACACGAGCGTGAAGCGCGACCGCTTCGACGAGTCACTCGACGCGATGCTCGCGGCGTGGGCGGGCGAAGCGGTGCCGCTCACGGGCCCGCACTTCGCCGCAAAGCCCGGTGAGTCATTACGGCTCGCGCTCGCGCCCGTGCAGCGCCCGCATCCGCCGCTCGTGGTCGCTGCGTTCGGGAAGAAGGGCCTACAGCAAGCGGCGCGCCGCGCGCTCCCGTATCTCGCTTCGCCGCTCGAGAGCCTCGAGTCGCTCGCGGAGAACTACGCGCTGTGGGAGGAGGAACGCAGCGGCGAGCCGCCGCCCGGCACGCCGCGCGTGCCCGTGATGCGCATCGCGTACGCCGCCGGCAGTGACGCCGAGGCGCGCCGCGTGATGGATGCGCTCGCGGGCGACGCGCTCGCCGCCGCGCGCCGCGCGCCCGCGGCACTCGCGCGCGCTGCGAGTGAGCCGATCTCCGCGCGCGCGATCGTGGGCAGCGTCGCGTTCGTGCGCGATGAGCTCGTGCGCTACCGCGAGCGCATCGGCATGGACCTCGTCGTCGCGCGCACCGAAGTGCCGGGCGCGACGGAGTCCGAGAGGGACGCGGCGCTGGAGCGGCTCGCAGAAGAGGTGATGCCGGGGATCGCGTGA
- a CDS encoding CBS domain-containing protein, translating to MADRVRDIMETKLVTISASERLSTVDDLMTLGRVRHIPVVQAGRLVGVVSQRDLLKASLSALSQRSEDERRAFLSVVEIARVMSTPPIIVTPDATIEQAAAIMAHKKIGCLPVLDDDELVGMLTETDILRWVARDARLRKLLRAIGAWRAACLSAEPRVKREVHAAQALATARHPRFR from the coding sequence ATGGCCGACCGGGTCCGCGACATCATGGAGACGAAGCTCGTCACGATCTCGGCGAGCGAGCGGCTCTCCACCGTCGACGACCTCATGACCCTCGGCCGCGTGCGCCACATCCCGGTCGTGCAAGCCGGGCGCCTCGTGGGCGTCGTCTCGCAGCGCGATCTGCTCAAGGCCTCGCTCTCCGCGCTGTCGCAGCGCAGCGAAGACGAGCGACGCGCGTTTCTGTCGGTCGTCGAGATCGCTCGTGTGATGTCGACTCCGCCGATCATCGTGACGCCCGACGCAACGATCGAGCAGGCCGCGGCGATCATGGCGCACAAGAAGATCGGCTGTCTGCCCGTGCTCGACGACGACGAGCTGGTCGGCATGCTCACCGAGACGGACATCCTGCGCTGGGTCGCGCGCGACGCACGCTTACGGAAGTTGTTACGGGCGATCGGCGCGTGGCGCGCGGCCTGCCTCAGCGCGGAGCCTCGTGTCAAGCGCGAAGTTCATGCCGCGCAGGCGCTCGCCACAGCGCGCCACCCGCGTTTTCGTTGA
- a CDS encoding universal stress protein, whose protein sequence is MLQSILIATDGSDAALAAERYGVALATRLKARVAALSVIEERVSLGLRADGLGVAPGPVAAVEAFLKSRAEAAVKRVADAARAKDCECSVDASRGIADDRIVERAQSVQLIVLGRDGDHAQGRTQLIGSVVDGVIRKTGKSTLIVPAVSELGGPVVLAFDGSPGSRVAARLAVELAQRLGQAIHVFVDSKDKGRATARFDEVRRLLGGAQVPVREASSTLGRPDVKVVDTARSARAGLIVMGAYGRNRMSDYFIGSNAAAVVRTSPVAVLLAR, encoded by the coding sequence ATGCTCCAGTCGATCCTGATCGCGACCGACGGCTCCGACGCCGCACTGGCGGCGGAGCGTTATGGCGTCGCGCTCGCGACTCGACTGAAGGCGCGCGTCGCCGCGCTCTCGGTGATCGAGGAGCGCGTGTCATTGGGGCTGCGCGCGGATGGGCTCGGCGTCGCGCCCGGGCCAGTCGCGGCGGTGGAGGCGTTCCTCAAGTCGCGCGCTGAAGCCGCGGTGAAGCGCGTCGCCGACGCGGCGCGCGCGAAGGACTGCGAATGCTCGGTCGATGCCTCGCGCGGCATCGCCGACGACCGCATCGTCGAGCGCGCTCAGAGCGTGCAGCTAATCGTGCTCGGGCGCGACGGCGATCACGCGCAGGGGCGCACCCAGCTGATCGGCTCGGTCGTGGACGGGGTGATTCGCAAGACCGGGAAGAGCACGCTGATCGTGCCGGCAGTCTCGGAGCTCGGTGGGCCGGTCGTGCTGGCGTTCGACGGCTCCCCCGGCTCGCGCGTCGCGGCGCGCCTCGCGGTCGAGCTCGCGCAGCGCCTTGGTCAAGCGATTCACGTGTTCGTCGACTCGAAGGACAAGGGCCGCGCGACCGCGCGCTTCGACGAGGTGCGCCGCTTGTTAGGGGGCGCGCAGGTGCCGGTGCGCGAGGCGAGCTCGACGCTCGGGCGCCCCGACGTGAAGGTGGTCGACACCGCGCGCTCGGCGCGAGCGGGCTTGATCGTGATGGGCGCCTACGGGCGCAATCGCATGAGCGACTACTTCATCGGCAGCAACGCGGCGGCCGTGGTGCGCACGTCGCCGGTCGCGGTGCTGCTCGCGCGCTGA
- the lpxD gene encoding UDP-3-O-(3-hydroxymyristoyl)glucosamine N-acyltransferase, whose translation MELTLAELAARLGGRAIDGDATTRVSGVAALEAAGARDLGFVRSASFAAQLVESRVAAVIAPPGVATHGKPTLRSPAPSLDFARAAALLVPRARPAAGVHARAFVDSSASVDASAAIGPLASVGAGARIGARTIVHANVAIGDGAVIGADCELHAGASVGAGCQLGDRVILQPGCAIGGDGFGYEQGESGALEKVPQLGNVVLEDDVEVGANSTIDRARLGTTRVGRGSKIDNLVQIAHNVEIGAHSVVVAQSGIAGSTKTGERVFFMAQSGALGHLEIGAGSFIAARGVADSNLPPGSRIFGFPPLAGRAWHRANAWFARLPELARRLRALERRLGVSAGEEREK comes from the coding sequence GTGGAACTCACGCTCGCGGAGCTGGCGGCTCGGCTCGGCGGGCGCGCGATCGACGGCGACGCGACCACGCGAGTCAGCGGCGTCGCCGCGCTCGAAGCGGCTGGCGCGCGCGACCTCGGCTTCGTGCGCAGCGCTTCATTCGCCGCACAGCTCGTGGAGTCGCGCGTCGCGGCGGTGATCGCTCCACCTGGCGTAGCCACGCACGGCAAGCCCACGCTGCGTTCGCCCGCGCCGAGCCTCGACTTCGCGCGCGCTGCTGCGCTGCTCGTACCGCGTGCACGGCCCGCGGCGGGCGTTCATGCCCGCGCGTTCGTCGACTCGAGCGCGAGTGTCGACGCGAGCGCAGCGATCGGCCCGCTCGCGAGCGTGGGCGCCGGCGCGCGCATCGGCGCTCGCACGATCGTGCACGCAAACGTCGCGATCGGAGACGGCGCCGTGATCGGCGCCGACTGCGAGCTGCACGCGGGCGCGAGCGTGGGCGCGGGCTGCCAGTTGGGGGATCGCGTGATCCTCCAGCCCGGCTGCGCGATCGGCGGCGACGGCTTCGGCTACGAGCAGGGCGAGAGCGGCGCGCTCGAGAAAGTCCCGCAGCTCGGGAACGTCGTGCTCGAGGACGACGTCGAGGTCGGCGCGAACTCGACGATCGACCGCGCGCGCCTCGGAACGACGCGTGTCGGGCGCGGCTCGAAGATCGACAACCTCGTGCAGATCGCGCACAACGTGGAGATCGGCGCGCACTCCGTCGTCGTCGCGCAGAGCGGCATCGCCGGCAGCACGAAGACGGGCGAGCGTGTGTTCTTCATGGCGCAGTCGGGAGCCTTGGGTCACCTGGAGATCGGCGCGGGCAGCTTCATCGCGGCGCGCGGTGTTGCCGACTCCAACTTGCCGCCGGGCAGCCGCATCTTCGGCTTCCCGCCGCTCGCGGGCCGCGCGTGGCATCGTGCCAACGCGTGGTTCGCGCGCTTGCCGGAGCTCGCGCGCCGCCTGCGCGCGCTCGAGCGCAGGCTCGGCGTGAGCGCGGGCGAGGAGCGCGAGAAGTGA
- a CDS encoding ribonuclease HII, producing MRAAALDSVADLRRFAARLARDERAGAQQLRALAAARADALAAERRRIAGLFSRRARLERAGARAIAGVDEVGVGPLAGPVVACAVVFAERPWLPGLGDSKQLTRAQRERLDGEIRKQAHAIGVAEVWPAEIDRLNVYRAALEAMRRAVLALGVAPDHLLVDARVVPGLAIPQTPLIGGDARDGSIAAASIVAKVHRDALMQRLDAGHPGYGFAQNKGYGTADHLAALRRLGPTPLHRRSFAPVSQLSLFK from the coding sequence TTGCGCGCCGCGGCGCTCGACTCTGTCGCGGACCTGCGGCGCTTCGCGGCGCGTCTCGCTCGCGACGAGCGCGCCGGCGCGCAGCAGCTGCGCGCTCTCGCCGCCGCGCGAGCGGACGCACTCGCAGCGGAGCGGCGCCGCATCGCGGGCCTGTTCTCGCGCCGCGCGCGGCTCGAGCGCGCGGGGGCACGGGCGATCGCGGGCGTCGACGAAGTGGGCGTCGGTCCGCTCGCGGGCCCCGTCGTCGCCTGCGCGGTGGTCTTCGCCGAGCGGCCGTGGCTGCCGGGTCTCGGCGACTCGAAGCAGCTCACGCGCGCGCAGCGCGAGCGCCTCGACGGCGAGATCCGCAAGCAAGCGCACGCGATCGGCGTCGCGGAGGTGTGGCCCGCGGAGATCGATCGCCTGAACGTGTATCGCGCCGCGCTCGAGGCGATGCGCCGCGCCGTGCTCGCGCTCGGCGTCGCGCCGGATCACTTGTTAGTGGACGCGCGCGTGGTGCCCGGCCTCGCGATTCCTCAGACGCCGCTCATCGGCGGCGACGCGCGCGACGGCTCGATCGCTGCGGCGTCGATCGTGGCGAAGGTGCACCGCGACGCGCTGATGCAGCGCCTCGACGCCGGGCATCCGGGCTACGGCTTCGCGCAGAACAAGGGCTACGGCACCGCAGATCATCTCGCCGCGTTGCGCCGCCTCGGTCCGACGCCGCTGCATCGCCGCAGCTTCGCGCCGGTATCGCAGCTGAGCTTGTTCAAGTGA
- a CDS encoding tRNA pseudouridine(13) synthase TruD — translation MKLGASPEDFVVDEIPLYAPSGEGAHTFVRIEKRLRTTEEVARLLARHANVSPADVGYAGRKDKVAVTRQWFSAPDLDPAAALALEADGVRVLEVARHAHRLRVGQLRGNRFELVVRELAPEQVAGAASAAERIRTRGLPNKFGAQRFGRDGDNAERARALLAGANPGRDRRAARFLLSALQSEVFNAFLTARPLALDAIEEGEVAYLHASGGAFVVEDLAREAPRVASFEISASGPIFGTKLLAPRGAAAEREAAALRAAGVPERIVPPRGIKLRGARRPIRVPVPDLRAEALATDAVRLAFTLPAGSYATVLADALFTESAARA, via the coding sequence GTGAAGCTCGGCGCCTCTCCCGAAGACTTCGTCGTCGACGAGATTCCGCTCTACGCGCCGAGCGGCGAGGGCGCGCACACGTTCGTGCGTATCGAGAAACGGCTGCGCACGACGGAGGAGGTGGCGCGCCTGCTCGCGCGACACGCAAACGTCTCGCCCGCGGACGTTGGCTACGCGGGGCGCAAGGACAAGGTCGCGGTCACGCGGCAGTGGTTCTCGGCGCCCGATCTCGATCCGGCTGCCGCGCTCGCGCTCGAAGCCGACGGCGTGCGGGTGCTCGAGGTGGCGCGGCATGCACACCGCCTGCGCGTGGGGCAGCTGCGCGGCAATCGCTTCGAGCTCGTCGTGCGCGAGCTCGCGCCCGAACAGGTCGCCGGCGCGGCGAGCGCTGCGGAGCGCATCCGCACGCGCGGGCTCCCCAACAAGTTCGGTGCGCAGCGCTTCGGGCGCGACGGCGACAACGCGGAGCGCGCCCGCGCGCTGCTGGCGGGCGCGAACCCGGGGCGCGATCGGCGCGCGGCGCGTTTTCTTCTGTCCGCGCTGCAGTCCGAGGTTTTTAACGCGTTCCTCACCGCGCGACCGCTCGCCCTCGACGCGATCGAGGAGGGGGAGGTCGCCTACCTGCATGCCTCGGGCGGCGCGTTCGTGGTGGAGGACCTCGCGCGCGAGGCGCCTCGCGTCGCGAGCTTCGAGATCAGCGCGAGCGGCCCCATCTTCGGGACGAAGTTGCTCGCGCCGCGCGGCGCCGCGGCCGAGCGAGAGGCCGCCGCGTTGCGCGCGGCGGGCGTGCCGGAACGGATCGTGCCGCCGCGGGGCATCAAGCTGCGAGGGGCCCGGCGGCCCATCCGGGTGCCGGTGCCGGACCTCAGGGCCGAGGCGCTCGCTACCGACGCGGTGCGCCTCGCTTTCACGTTGCCTGCGGGTAGCTATGCCACGGTGCTCGCAGATGCCCTCTTTACTGAGTCCGCGGCGCGGGCGTAA
- the cysK gene encoding cysteine synthase A, whose translation MRIAANVTELIGRTPLVRLNKVTAGAPAQIVAKLESQNPADSVKDRIGLAMIEAAERDGLITPGKTTIVEPTSGNTGIALAFVAAVKGYQCVLTMPESMSLERRITLRAFGAKLVLTDPAKGMRGAIEKANEIAARIPNSFIPQQFMNPANPEVHRKTTAEEIWADTDGQVDALIAGVGTGGTITGVTQVVKARRPSFQAIAVEPTDSPVLSGGAPGKHKIQGIGAGFKPDVLDMKLVDQVIQVTNDEAFEMARRLAREEGIFCGISSGANVAAAIKYAKQPGNQNKLVVVIIPSFGERYLNTDLMAPYRYEGSDEV comes from the coding sequence ATGCGCATTGCCGCCAACGTCACCGAGTTGATCGGCCGCACGCCGCTCGTACGCCTCAACAAGGTCACCGCGGGCGCGCCCGCGCAGATCGTCGCGAAGCTCGAGAGCCAGAATCCCGCCGACAGCGTGAAAGACCGCATCGGCCTCGCGATGATCGAGGCCGCTGAGCGCGATGGTCTGATCACGCCGGGGAAGACCACGATCGTCGAGCCCACCAGCGGCAACACCGGCATCGCGCTCGCGTTCGTCGCGGCGGTGAAGGGTTATCAATGCGTGCTCACGATGCCGGAGAGCATGAGCCTCGAGCGCCGCATCACGCTGCGCGCGTTCGGCGCGAAGCTGGTGCTGACGGATCCCGCCAAGGGCATGCGCGGCGCGATCGAGAAGGCGAACGAGATCGCCGCACGAATCCCTAACAGCTTCATCCCGCAGCAGTTCATGAATCCCGCCAACCCCGAGGTTCACCGCAAGACGACCGCGGAAGAGATCTGGGCAGACACGGATGGCCAGGTCGACGCACTCATCGCAGGCGTCGGCACGGGCGGCACGATCACGGGCGTGACGCAAGTCGTGAAGGCGCGGCGCCCGAGCTTCCAGGCCATTGCGGTCGAGCCCACCGACAGCCCCGTGCTCTCGGGCGGCGCGCCCGGCAAGCACAAGATTCAGGGCATCGGCGCTGGCTTCAAACCCGACGTGCTCGACATGAAGCTCGTCGACCAAGTGATCCAGGTGACGAACGACGAGGCCTTCGAGATGGCGCGCCGGCTCGCGCGCGAGGAAGGCATCTTCTGCGGCATCTCGTCGGGCGCGAACGTCGCCGCCGCGATCAAGTACGCGAAGCAGCCCGGTAACCAGAACAAGCTCGTGGTCGTGATCATCCCGAGCTTCGGCGAGCGATATCTCAACACCGACTTGATGGCGCCGTACCGGTATGAAGGCAGCGACGAAGTCTGA
- a CDS encoding TetR/AcrR family transcriptional regulator — protein sequence MTATERKAQQRAKILDAARQVFFRDGFVAANLDEVAAIAGVAKGTLYRYFANKADLYVALLSDNGDKFVAKMRGAAATKGSASDKIRALGKFYYGHWADNRDYFQIFWALDNQGLIGVLPPSLVGQVKDLWETCLHVLSDVIEGGVKSGEFGPCDPWEVANLLWTVSNGLIQTEHVMTRKELRHKPLDVMFDDGLELFLRGLARAS from the coding sequence GTGACCGCGACCGAGAGGAAGGCGCAGCAGCGCGCCAAGATCCTCGACGCGGCGCGGCAGGTGTTCTTCCGCGACGGCTTCGTCGCCGCGAACCTCGACGAAGTCGCGGCGATCGCGGGCGTCGCGAAGGGCACCCTCTACCGCTACTTCGCGAACAAGGCGGACCTCTACGTCGCGCTGCTCTCCGACAACGGCGACAAGTTCGTGGCGAAGATGCGCGGCGCCGCCGCGACCAAGGGCAGCGCCAGCGACAAGATCCGCGCGCTCGGCAAGTTCTACTACGGCCACTGGGCCGACAACCGGGACTACTTCCAGATCTTCTGGGCGCTCGATAATCAGGGCCTGATCGGCGTGCTGCCGCCGTCGCTCGTCGGCCAGGTGAAGGATCTCTGGGAGACCTGCCTGCACGTCCTCTCGGACGTGATCGAGGGTGGCGTGAAGTCCGGCGAGTTCGGCCCCTGCGATCCGTGGGAAGTCGCGAACTTGTTATGGACCGTCTCGAACGGCTTGATCCAGACCGAGCACGTGATGACGCGCAAGGAGCTTCGCCACAAGCCGCTCGACGTGATGTTCGACGACGGCTTGGAGTTGTTTCTTAGGGGGTTGGCGCGCGCGAGCTGA
- the polA gene encoding DNA polymerase I, producing the protein MPRLVVIDAANALYRAFFALPPLRSPSGVATGAVFGFANMLRKLVREEKPDAIAVAMDPRGGSFRRELYPEYKATRDAQPEDLSAQLPLARELIDAWKLPVLEVKGFEADDVIATLATTAPAGWEVVIVSSDKDLMQLVGGRVVLYDGMKDKRIGPAEVTERFGVGPEKLLDVRALVGDSSDNIPGVKGIGEKGAAALITEYGTLENLLAHASDVKAKKAREALLAQADAARLSKQLATLRTDVPLPLGVDALAPHAPDRAALRELYKRLGFARLVEEIDAELAGAAQNGARADASKAVPAVAAGHAPVSCDVLRDFAALRAAITSLASAERVAIVLVGDTEPGGMPAVPAGIALCGDPSRTFYLPLAHDLLGGAQLAWSEASAELFALFAGPAPRPWVASDTKRVQSLLAEAGGEAKLPALDVQLAAFLLDPAGASTTQALAQQLSGRELRTFEDLAGRGAKARPASTLSAEEAGGWAAEEASALLALAPVIEQRIRADELEPLLRDIELPLTAVLSAMERAGVRIDEAKLAALSKQYEADLARIEGEIYALAGERFQINSPKQLATVLFEKLKLPAVKKTKTGFSTDESVLEQLAPQHALPAAILAWRKLAKLRSTYVDALPPLVNARTGRIHPTFNQIGAATGRLSSTHPNVQNIPIRSEEGIRIREAFIPAEGMKLLSADYSQVELRIVAHYSGDESLIDAFAKGEDIHRRTAAEVAGIDPSEVSADQRAHAKAINFGIIYGSSAFGIANQLGIAQAEAQDTINRYFARYRGVRRFLDETIAAASEAGYVRTLLGRRRYLPDLRSRNRALRQAAERMAVNTVIQGTAADLIKKAMVEVQQALHDAGLRARMLLQVHDELVFEAPERELGELTALVKKHMGGVYALSVPLVADVGVGKNWREAH; encoded by the coding sequence ATGCCTCGGCTGGTCGTCATCGATGCGGCGAACGCGCTGTACCGCGCGTTCTTTGCGCTGCCGCCGCTGCGGAGTCCGAGTGGGGTGGCGACGGGGGCGGTGTTCGGGTTCGCGAACATGCTGCGCAAGCTCGTGCGCGAGGAGAAGCCGGACGCGATTGCGGTGGCGATGGATCCGCGCGGCGGGAGCTTTCGGCGCGAGCTGTATCCCGAGTACAAGGCGACGCGCGATGCGCAGCCGGAGGATCTGAGCGCGCAGCTGCCGCTCGCGCGCGAGCTGATCGACGCGTGGAAGCTGCCCGTGCTCGAGGTGAAGGGCTTCGAGGCGGACGACGTGATCGCGACGCTCGCGACGACGGCGCCCGCGGGCTGGGAAGTCGTGATCGTGTCGAGCGACAAGGACTTGATGCAGCTCGTGGGCGGTCGCGTCGTGCTCTACGACGGCATGAAGGACAAGCGCATCGGCCCGGCCGAGGTGACGGAGCGCTTCGGCGTTGGCCCCGAGAAGCTGCTCGACGTGCGCGCGCTGGTGGGCGACTCGTCGGACAACATCCCCGGCGTGAAGGGCATCGGCGAGAAGGGCGCCGCAGCCCTCATCACCGAGTACGGAACGCTCGAGAACCTGCTCGCGCACGCGAGCGACGTGAAGGCGAAGAAGGCGCGCGAAGCGCTGCTCGCGCAGGCCGACGCTGCGCGGCTCTCGAAGCAGCTCGCGACGCTGCGCACCGACGTGCCGCTGCCGCTCGGCGTCGACGCGCTCGCGCCGCACGCGCCCGACCGCGCTGCGCTGCGCGAGCTCTACAAGCGGCTCGGCTTCGCGCGGCTGGTGGAGGAGATCGACGCGGAGCTGGCGGGAGCTGCGCAGAACGGCGCGCGCGCGGACGCGAGCAAGGCTGTGCCTGCGGTCGCGGCGGGCCACGCGCCCGTGTCGTGCGACGTGCTTCGCGACTTCGCGGCGCTGCGTGCTGCGATCACGTCGCTCGCGAGCGCGGAGCGCGTCGCCATCGTGCTCGTGGGCGACACGGAGCCCGGCGGGATGCCGGCCGTGCCCGCAGGCATCGCACTGTGCGGTGATCCCTCACGCACGTTCTATCTCCCGCTCGCGCACGATCTCCTCGGCGGCGCGCAGCTCGCGTGGAGCGAGGCGAGCGCGGAGCTGTTCGCGCTCTTCGCAGGGCCCGCGCCGCGGCCGTGGGTCGCGAGCGACACGAAGCGCGTGCAGTCGCTGCTCGCCGAAGCGGGCGGCGAGGCGAAGCTGCCCGCGCTCGACGTGCAGCTCGCCGCGTTCCTGCTCGACCCGGCCGGTGCGAGCACGACGCAGGCGCTCGCGCAGCAGCTGTCGGGGCGCGAGCTGCGAACGTTCGAGGATCTCGCGGGCCGCGGCGCGAAGGCGCGCCCCGCGAGCACGCTCAGCGCCGAGGAAGCCGGCGGTTGGGCAGCGGAGGAGGCGAGCGCGCTGCTCGCGCTCGCGCCCGTGATCGAGCAGCGCATCCGCGCGGACGAGCTCGAGCCGCTGCTGCGCGACATCGAGCTGCCCCTGACGGCCGTGCTGTCCGCGATGGAGCGCGCCGGCGTGCGCATCGACGAGGCGAAGCTCGCGGCGCTCTCGAAGCAGTACGAGGCCGACCTCGCGCGCATCGAGGGCGAGATCTACGCGCTCGCCGGCGAGCGCTTCCAGATCAACTCGCCGAAGCAGCTCGCGACGGTGCTGTTCGAGAAGCTGAAGCTGCCCGCGGTGAAGAAGACGAAGACGGGCTTCTCGACCGACGAGAGCGTCCTGGAGCAGCTCGCACCCCAGCACGCATTGCCCGCCGCGATCCTCGCGTGGCGCAAGCTCGCGAAGCTGAGGAGCACCTACGTCGATGCGCTCCCACCGCTCGTGAACGCGCGCACCGGCCGCATCCATCCCACGTTCAATCAGATCGGCGCCGCGACGGGCCGGCTCTCCTCGACGCACCCGAACGTGCAGAACATCCCGATCCGCAGCGAAGAGGGCATCCGCATCCGCGAGGCGTTCATTCCCGCGGAGGGGATGAAGCTGCTCTCGGCGGACTACTCACAGGTGGAGCTGCGCATCGTCGCGCACTACTCGGGCGACGAGAGCCTGATCGACGCATTCGCGAAGGGCGAAGACATCCATCGCCGCACGGCGGCCGAAGTCGCGGGCATCGACCCGAGCGAAGTCAGCGCGGACCAGCGCGCGCACGCGAAGGCGATCAACTTCGGGATCATCTACGGCAGCTCGGCGTTCGGCATCGCAAACCAGTTAGGGATCGCGCAGGCCGAGGCGCAGGACACGATCAACCGTTACTTCGCTCGCTACCGCGGCGTGCGGCGCTTCCTCGACGAGACGATCGCCGCCGCGAGCGAGGCAGGCTACGTGCGCACCTTGTTAGGGCGCCGCCGCTACCTGCCGGATCTGCGCTCGCGCAATCGCGCGCTGCGCCAGGCCGCCGAGCGCATGGCGGTGAACACGGTGATCCAGGGCACTGCCGCCGATCTGATCAAGAAGGCGATGGTCGAGGTGCAGCAGGCGCTGCACGACGCCGGCCTGCGTGCGCGCATGCTGCTGCAGGTGCACGACGAGCTCGTGTTCGAGGCGCCGGAGCGGGAGCTCGGCGAGCTGACCGCGCTCGTGAAGAAGCACATGGGGGGCGTCTACGCGCTGAGCGTGCCCCTCGTCGCCGACGTAGGGGTGGGTAAGAACTGGCGCGAGGCCCACTGA